A window of the Sporosarcina sp. FSL K6-2383 genome harbors these coding sequences:
- a CDS encoding glycoside hydrolase family 88 protein, with protein sequence MTQNNPLFIAEKACQTIMNTYSPAELPPANRWHYHQSVFLYGMLRVWEATGKQDYFDYTKAYVDNLLDDEGNFLFARDELDSIQVGILLFPLYEETKDRKYMIAAKKLRNLLHTINKTFEGGFWHKDKYPYQMWLDGLFMAGPFMLMYDKQFQEPELIQSVLLQEKLMRSHMRDPQSGLPYHAWDEKKIQPWANKETGCSPEFWGRSVGWYGTALIDLLEQIEGQKHGQEVWVEELQRFIPAIVSHQDADSGLWYQIVDKGDREDNWLESSCSALFIYTIAKALKAGYVEDTYQEVVKKAYNGLLEHMVKVDDQRLELSGICIGTSAGEYEYYVSRPTSENDLHGMGAFILACMAVHDIS encoded by the coding sequence ATGACACAGAATAATCCATTATTTATTGCAGAAAAAGCCTGTCAGACAATTATGAACACATATAGTCCAGCAGAGCTACCACCAGCTAATAGGTGGCATTACCACCAAAGTGTTTTTTTGTATGGTATGTTGCGTGTTTGGGAAGCAACAGGGAAGCAGGATTATTTTGATTACACAAAGGCCTATGTTGATAACTTACTAGATGATGAAGGGAATTTCTTGTTTGCAAGGGATGAGCTGGACTCGATTCAAGTAGGTATTTTACTATTTCCTTTGTATGAGGAAACGAAAGATCGCAAATATATGATTGCAGCGAAAAAATTGAGAAATCTACTGCATACAATTAACAAAACATTTGAGGGTGGTTTTTGGCATAAAGATAAATACCCTTATCAAATGTGGTTAGATGGATTGTTTATGGCGGGGCCATTCATGCTCATGTATGATAAACAATTCCAAGAACCAGAGCTTATTCAATCTGTATTGCTGCAAGAGAAATTAATGAGATCACATATGAGGGATCCACAATCTGGCCTTCCGTATCATGCGTGGGACGAGAAGAAAATTCAGCCTTGGGCAAACAAAGAAACAGGATGCTCGCCAGAATTTTGGGGCCGGTCAGTCGGTTGGTATGGAACAGCACTCATTGATTTATTAGAACAGATAGAAGGACAAAAACATGGTCAGGAAGTGTGGGTCGAAGAATTACAACGCTTTATCCCTGCAATTGTTTCGCACCAAGATGCAGACTCAGGTTTATGGTATCAAATTGTAGATAAAGGAGACCGTGAGGATAACTGGTTAGAGTCTTCTTGTTCGGCGTTATTTATCTATACGATTGCAAAAGCATTAAAAGCGGGTTATGTAGAGGATACTTATCAAGAAGTTGTGAAAAAAGCATATAATGGCTTGCTGGAACATATGGTGAAAGTTGATGATCAAAGGCTCGAGTTAAGTGGCATTTGTATTGGAACTTCTGCTGGAGAATATGAGTATTATGTATCGCGTCCGACTTCAGAGAATGATTTGCATGGAATGGGTGCCTTTATCTTAGCTTGTATGGCTGTACATGATATTTCATGA
- a CDS encoding bifunctional 4-hydroxy-2-oxoglutarate aldolase/2-dehydro-3-deoxy-phosphogluconate aldolase translates to MNKLKVLNKITSCGVVAVVRATSKEEAMNTTEACIEGGITGIEITFTVQGADQIIRELVALYQQNNNVVIGAGTVLDAITARIAILAGAEFIVSPTFDQETAELCNLYQIPYMPGCMTITEMKQALKSGVDIIKLFPGNTFGPDWVKSVKAPLPQVNIMPTGGVDLENVAQWIKNGCVAVGVGGSLVAHAKTGEFEKMTIDARKFVEKVQQAREA, encoded by the coding sequence ATGAATAAACTGAAAGTATTGAATAAGATTACGAGCTGTGGCGTCGTTGCTGTCGTTCGAGCGACTTCAAAAGAAGAAGCGATGAACACCACGGAAGCGTGTATAGAAGGCGGAATTACAGGAATTGAAATCACTTTCACCGTGCAGGGTGCAGATCAAATCATTCGCGAATTAGTGGCTCTTTACCAACAAAATAACAACGTTGTTATTGGGGCGGGTACAGTTTTAGATGCAATTACAGCGCGAATTGCTATTTTAGCTGGAGCTGAGTTCATCGTCAGTCCAACTTTCGACCAAGAAACTGCTGAGTTATGTAATCTGTACCAAATTCCTTATATGCCAGGATGTATGACGATTACTGAAATGAAGCAAGCACTTAAATCAGGCGTTGATATTATTAAATTATTCCCTGGAAACACTTTTGGGCCAGATTGGGTCAAAAGTGTGAAGGCTCCACTCCCACAAGTGAATATTATGCCAACGGGTGGAGTAGATCTGGAAAATGTAGCGCAGTGGATTAAAAATGGTTGCGTTGCTGTAGGTGTAGGCGGCAGTTTAGTAGCACATGCCAAAACGGGTGAGTTTGAAAAAATGACAATAGACGCAAGAAAGTTTGTTGAAAAAGTACAACAAGCTAGAGAGGCGTAA
- a CDS encoding sugar kinase, with protein sequence MKKIITFGEILLRLSTRIGVRAVQASELTMHYGGAEANVAVSLANFGHTVRFVSKVPNNPLGHAAERHLRLYGVDTSHVLRGGERLGTYYLESGVGERSAQVVYDRKYSSISELTEEEIDFDEIFQGVNLFHVSGITPALSPTLQKLTLQALQRAKAHGVMTSFDFNYRSKLWNQKEAADAIKPLLPYVDICSCGELDAIHLLGIAEAPVSLSKEMKLQYYYEQIQEMYPNITYMSSTFRQVISASANTLQGNLYTDAILYHSKEHHIEPIVDRVGGGDAFAAGILHGILNGQSPEQTVSFATAASALKHTVHGDCNVFSVDEINGFIENGSGRIIR encoded by the coding sequence ATGAAAAAAATAATTACGTTTGGAGAAATCTTATTACGTCTTTCTACTAGAATTGGAGTACGGGCAGTTCAAGCGAGTGAGCTAACGATGCACTATGGTGGTGCTGAAGCAAATGTAGCAGTATCATTAGCCAATTTTGGTCATACTGTCCGTTTTGTAAGTAAAGTGCCGAATAACCCACTCGGTCATGCAGCAGAAAGACATTTGCGCCTGTATGGTGTTGACACAAGTCATGTCTTGCGTGGCGGTGAACGATTAGGCACTTACTATTTAGAAAGTGGGGTAGGAGAAAGAAGTGCGCAGGTCGTCTATGACCGGAAATATTCTAGTATTTCTGAACTGACAGAAGAGGAAATCGACTTCGATGAAATCTTTCAGGGGGTAAACCTTTTTCATGTTTCGGGTATTACACCTGCTTTATCTCCTACCTTACAAAAGTTAACATTACAAGCGTTACAAAGAGCAAAAGCTCACGGTGTGATGACAAGCTTTGATTTTAATTATCGTTCAAAACTGTGGAATCAAAAGGAAGCAGCGGATGCTATTAAACCACTCTTACCGTATGTCGATATTTGTTCTTGCGGTGAATTGGATGCGATTCATTTACTTGGAATTGCAGAGGCTCCTGTTTCGCTAAGCAAAGAGATGAAGCTGCAATACTATTACGAGCAAATACAAGAAATGTACCCGAACATTACGTATATGAGTTCGACTTTCCGACAAGTGATTTCTGCCTCTGCCAATACATTACAAGGCAACTTATATACAGATGCGATTTTATATCATTCCAAAGAGCATCATATTGAACCCATTGTCGACCGTGTCGGCGGGGGGGACGCTTTTGCCGCAGGGATTTTACATGGAATACTAAATGGGCAATCTCCTGAACAAACTGTTTCATTTGCAACAGCTGCGTCTGCATTAAAACATACTGTGCATGGAGATTGTAATGTCTTTTCCGTAGATGAAATTAATGGTTTTATTGAAAACGGCTCAGGTCGTATCATTCGTTAA
- the kduI gene encoding 5-dehydro-4-deoxy-D-glucuronate isomerase: protein METRYANHPEEIKRYNTDELRKHFLVETLFEAGKVHLTYTHVDRMIFGGVTPTNEELTIKLDKELGVTYFLERRELGIINIGGEGSVILDGEEYQMVGRDGLYVGRGTKEVLFRSKDASNPAKFYINSAPAHHTYPTVKIDINNIKPLEMGEPGTLNVRKIYQYVHPNNCESCQLQMGLTMLQAGSVWNTMPCHTHERRMEVYLYFDMEPETRVFHFMGEPDETRHLVMKNEQAAISPSWSIHTGTATSNYTFIWGMCGENITYDDMDHVAMADLR from the coding sequence ATGGAAACACGTTATGCAAATCACCCAGAAGAAATAAAGAGATACAATACAGATGAGTTGAGAAAGCATTTTCTTGTCGAAACACTTTTTGAAGCTGGAAAGGTTCATTTAACGTATACGCACGTAGACAGAATGATTTTTGGCGGCGTTACGCCGACGAATGAGGAGTTAACAATTAAGCTAGATAAGGAACTAGGGGTTACTTATTTCCTTGAACGTCGTGAACTAGGCATTATTAATATTGGTGGAGAAGGCTCTGTCATCTTAGATGGTGAGGAGTACCAAATGGTTGGTCGAGACGGATTATATGTTGGGAGAGGAACAAAAGAAGTGTTATTCCGTTCTAAGGACGCGAGTAATCCTGCAAAGTTTTACATTAACTCTGCTCCGGCACATCATACGTACCCAACGGTGAAAATTGATATTAATAATATTAAACCGCTTGAAATGGGTGAGCCAGGTACATTAAATGTTCGTAAAATTTATCAATATGTTCATCCGAATAATTGTGAAAGCTGCCAGTTGCAAATGGGCTTAACAATGTTGCAGGCTGGAAGTGTTTGGAATACAATGCCTTGCCATACGCATGAGCGCCGGATGGAAGTTTATTTATACTTCGATATGGAGCCAGAAACAAGAGTATTCCACTTCATGGGTGAACCAGATGAAACGAGACATTTAGTGATGAAAAATGAACAAGCGGCTATTTCACCAAGCTGGTCGATTCATACTGGAACTGCAACGAGTAACTATACATTTATTTGGGGCATGTGTGGAGAGAATATCACATATGACGATATGGACCATGTCGCGATGGCAGATTTGAGATAA
- the kduD gene encoding 2-dehydro-3-deoxy-D-gluconate 5-dehydrogenase KduD has protein sequence MTNQLNEFSLDFFSLAGKVAIVTGGNKGLGQGYAVALAKAGADLFIVTHGDEWDETRALIEQQGRRVEFFQADLTNREKVKELVAKCQEIYGQVDILVNNAGTIRRAPLLEYKGEDWDAVMELNLNSMFFLSQEVAHLMVKQKSGKIINIASMLSFQGGKFVPPYTASKHGVVGLTKAFTNELAEHGIQVNAIAPGYVRTANTAPIRADEKRNSEILARIPAGRWADPADLMGTVVFLASKASDYMNGSIIAVDGGWLSR, from the coding sequence ATGACGAACCAGTTAAATGAATTCTCACTAGATTTTTTCTCTTTGGCAGGCAAGGTTGCCATTGTGACGGGTGGAAACAAAGGATTAGGCCAAGGATATGCAGTTGCACTTGCTAAAGCCGGTGCAGATCTATTCATTGTGACACATGGCGATGAGTGGGATGAAACGCGAGCGTTAATCGAACAACAAGGACGTAGAGTTGAGTTTTTCCAGGCGGATCTGACAAATAGAGAAAAAGTGAAAGAACTAGTTGCTAAATGTCAAGAAATCTATGGACAAGTGGATATTTTAGTCAACAACGCTGGAACAATTCGACGCGCTCCACTACTTGAATACAAGGGTGAAGATTGGGATGCTGTAATGGAACTCAATCTCAATTCCATGTTTTTCTTAAGTCAGGAAGTTGCTCACTTAATGGTTAAACAAAAGAGTGGTAAAATCATTAATATTGCTTCCATGTTATCATTCCAAGGTGGGAAATTTGTCCCTCCTTATACGGCGAGTAAGCATGGTGTTGTCGGACTAACGAAAGCATTCACCAATGAATTGGCGGAACATGGAATTCAAGTAAATGCGATTGCACCTGGCTATGTAAGAACAGCAAATACTGCCCCTATTCGTGCAGATGAAAAACGTAATAGTGAAATATTGGCACGCATTCCAGCAGGACGCTGGGCCGACCCAGCAGACTTAATGGGAACGGTCGTGTTCTTAGCAAGTAAGGCGTCTGATTATATGAATGGCTCCATTATTGCTGTCGATGGCGGATGGTTGTCGAGATAA
- a CDS encoding sugar phosphate isomerase/epimerase family protein, with the protein MELNLGIRAHDIENQTTIEGLVEEIAGKGLTSVQLALGKSFTEMNTSVGSLSPGFARHIGDAFRKKDVQIAVLGCYIHMIHPDKDKRKQELDRFKEHIRFARDFGCSIVGTETGNVYEKTGYTVDNYEEQPFLDVVESVSELVAEAEKFGVIVAIEGGINHPVHSPQVLKRLLDSIDSPNLQVIFDPANFLNPTNYHRQEEVFQEAMDLFGDRMVIMHAKDFIIEDDWIKMVPVGTGLLNYDAIFKLIKPRKPYINVLLENTREPYINNSIAFLKEKYKRA; encoded by the coding sequence ATGGAATTGAATTTAGGGATTCGTGCACATGATATTGAAAATCAGACGACAATAGAGGGGCTAGTAGAAGAAATCGCAGGTAAGGGACTAACATCTGTGCAGCTAGCGCTAGGCAAATCCTTTACAGAGATGAATACGAGTGTTGGCAGTTTAAGCCCTGGCTTTGCTCGCCATATCGGGGATGCATTTCGGAAGAAAGATGTTCAAATAGCTGTGTTAGGCTGCTATATTCACATGATCCATCCTGATAAAGACAAAAGAAAACAAGAATTGGATCGATTTAAAGAGCATATTCGCTTTGCAAGGGATTTTGGTTGTAGTATTGTTGGTACTGAAACCGGTAATGTCTATGAAAAAACAGGCTATACGGTAGACAATTACGAAGAACAACCTTTTCTAGATGTAGTAGAGAGCGTTAGCGAATTGGTGGCAGAAGCGGAGAAATTTGGTGTCATTGTTGCTATAGAAGGAGGCATTAATCATCCTGTTCATTCTCCGCAAGTATTAAAAAGACTATTGGATAGCATCGATTCGCCAAATCTTCAAGTCATCTTTGATCCGGCAAATTTCTTGAATCCGACAAACTATCATAGGCAGGAAGAAGTTTTTCAAGAAGCGATGGATCTTTTTGGCGATCGAATGGTCATTATGCACGCCAAAGATTTTATCATTGAAGACGATTGGATCAAAATGGTGCCAGTAGGTACAGGACTACTAAATTATGATGCAATCTTCAAATTAATAAAGCCGAGGAAACCGTATATCAATGTATTGTTGGAGAACACAAGAGAGCCCTATATTAATAATAGCATTGCGTTTTTAAAGGAGAAATACAAACGAGCTTAA
- a CDS encoding inositol monophosphatase family protein, with protein sequence MDKNLRDDIFQHAKEWILKAGETIRTKINDPLIIDTKSNPKDLVTTMDKETEYFLATNIKKTYPHHLLFSEEGYGDDVTSLDGVVWIVDPIDGTMNFVQQKRNFAISIGIFQEGIGEIGFVYDVMADILYSAKRNEGAYKNNVKLPPLKPELVLDEAMLGFNHHWLCENSVMDERTMQQLVKKIRGSRTYGSAALKLAYVAEGIIDGYLTMNLAPWDIAGGIILAKEVGAVTTNLDGAPVTLLTNESTITCHPAIQQEIIHDYLQKGKK encoded by the coding sequence ATGGATAAAAACCTGCGTGATGACATTTTTCAGCATGCAAAAGAATGGATCTTAAAGGCTGGCGAAACCATTCGTACAAAAATTAATGATCCACTCATTATTGATACGAAGTCTAACCCAAAAGATCTTGTTACGACGATGGATAAAGAAACGGAATATTTTTTAGCTACAAATATCAAAAAAACGTATCCGCATCATCTGTTGTTTAGTGAGGAAGGCTATGGAGATGATGTCACATCATTGGATGGGGTTGTATGGATTGTTGATCCAATAGATGGCACAATGAACTTTGTACAGCAAAAGAGGAACTTTGCTATTTCCATCGGTATCTTTCAAGAAGGAATTGGTGAGATTGGCTTTGTTTACGATGTCATGGCTGATATTCTGTATAGTGCTAAAAGAAATGAAGGAGCCTATAAAAATAATGTAAAGTTACCACCTTTAAAGCCAGAATTGGTACTTGACGAGGCAATGCTCGGCTTCAATCATCATTGGTTATGCGAAAATAGTGTCATGGATGAGCGGACTATGCAGCAACTGGTCAAGAAAATACGTGGCTCAAGAACTTATGGTTCAGCAGCTTTAAAGCTTGCCTATGTCGCTGAAGGAATTATAGATGGATATTTAACAATGAATCTTGCACCATGGGATATTGCAGGAGGTATTATTCTTGCGAAGGAAGTTGGTGCTGTCACTACTAATTTAGACGGGGCACCCGTTACTTTGTTGACAAATGAATCTACAATAACTTGTCATCCAGCCATTCAACAGGAAATCATTCATGATTATTTGCAAAAAGGGAAAAAATAA
- a CDS encoding LacI family DNA-binding transcriptional regulator, translating to MNVTIKDIAKVAKVSYSTVSKALNNSPLVREDTKRRIVEIAKELGYEPNFAAQRLASKQTRIIGLIWPTIERVVLSTLVTKISDKINATPYSMILSVDPVQIALDTFKRFQTDGIILFEENTDISIDTSSIPLLSYGVAGKENSPYPIIDANHEQAMYEAVHYLTQLGHTNIVYIGDLSSTDPMQIEKYNGFKKAMTLFGLPGDNDQLIDTAGLNAYDGYLATLKTLANSTHPTAIVGGSFDISGGIIRGIKERNLKIPEDISIISYDNIPQMADIEIPLTCIGVPVDTLATEIVTTIIKFIEEKDVHPLVKKLTPILNERASCAAKK from the coding sequence TTGAACGTAACCATCAAAGATATTGCGAAAGTTGCCAAAGTGAGTTATTCCACTGTGTCAAAGGCATTAAATAATAGTCCCTTAGTTAGGGAAGATACGAAAAGAAGAATCGTCGAGATTGCAAAAGAATTAGGTTACGAGCCTAATTTTGCCGCACAAAGACTTGCTTCTAAACAAACGAGAATTATCGGGCTCATTTGGCCAACAATTGAACGGGTTGTCCTATCAACATTGGTGACAAAAATTAGTGATAAGATTAACGCAACACCTTACTCCATGATTCTATCTGTCGATCCTGTACAAATAGCTTTAGATACATTTAAAAGATTTCAAACAGATGGTATCATTTTATTTGAAGAGAATACGGATATATCTATTGATACAAGTTCAATTCCATTGCTTTCCTATGGAGTTGCAGGTAAAGAAAACTCCCCTTATCCGATAATTGATGCGAATCATGAGCAAGCCATGTATGAAGCGGTACATTACTTAACTCAATTAGGTCATACAAATATCGTTTATATCGGGGACTTATCATCTACTGACCCAATGCAAATCGAGAAATACAATGGATTTAAGAAGGCAATGACTCTATTTGGTTTGCCAGGAGACAATGATCAGTTAATCGATACGGCTGGACTGAATGCATACGATGGTTATCTCGCAACCTTAAAAACTCTTGCCAATTCTACTCACCCTACAGCGATTGTTGGGGGGAGCTTTGATATTAGTGGTGGCATTATTCGGGGCATTAAGGAGAGAAACCTAAAAATCCCTGAAGATATCTCCATTATTAGTTATGATAATATTCCCCAAATGGCCGATATTGAAATCCCATTAACCTGTATTGGTGTACCGGTTGATACACTGGCGACAGAAATAGTTACAACTATAATCAAGTTCATTGAAGAGAAGGATGTACACCCCCTTGTGAAGAAACTGACACCAATTCTAAATGAAAGAGCTAGTTGTGCGGCTAAAAAGTGA
- a CDS encoding extracellular solute-binding protein, which translates to MNLRKGFMALFSMLLVLMVLVACSNNDDKDESASSDSSSDKGDAVVKDKEKTKISIMTKLHTAEVPSEKILELVEEAANVEIKMEWVPDNNYSDKLNTAFATGTFAQAVTMGSDQVDQFKGAIRDGQFWEIGPYLSEFSNLGKLKDEVVKNTMVDGKVYSLYQGRPLSRQGMIYRKDWADKLGLEAPKTVDEFYEMARAFTEDDPDGNGKNDTIGLTDRSDLIYGAFKTIASWYGTPNNWGEQNGELLPEFMFPEYMSAMNFIKDLRDDKYMNQDFPVTSKEDQQALLKNGTAGIYIGAMVDILGLYNDAIELNPDLEFDVHNYVAGPTGEFTVWSNPGYNNEILFPKSAIKTEEELKDILAFFDLMMTPELSNLVQWGVEGEHYSIVDGYAVIDSDQDKINKEVFAYNMLGIGEAETNGRYESRFDYEPRQKAETLILENDSHLIQDPTLTLDSETYIQDGDRLQAIINDATYNYMLGGIDEAGFNKEVEKWKSEGGNKIIEEFNASR; encoded by the coding sequence ATGAACTTGAGAAAAGGTTTTATGGCTTTATTTTCGATGCTGTTGGTTTTGATGGTATTAGTTGCGTGTAGTAATAACGATGATAAAGATGAAAGCGCTTCATCGGACTCCTCGAGCGATAAAGGGGACGCTGTCGTAAAAGACAAAGAGAAAACGAAAATCTCTATTATGACAAAACTTCACACTGCAGAAGTACCGAGTGAGAAAATACTTGAATTAGTAGAAGAAGCCGCAAATGTAGAAATCAAAATGGAGTGGGTTCCAGACAATAACTACAGTGATAAACTGAACACTGCATTTGCTACTGGAACATTTGCTCAAGCTGTAACGATGGGATCGGATCAAGTAGATCAATTTAAAGGTGCAATTCGTGATGGACAGTTCTGGGAAATCGGACCTTACCTCAGTGAATTTAGCAACCTAGGCAAATTAAAAGATGAAGTCGTTAAAAATACAATGGTAGACGGAAAAGTATACTCACTTTACCAAGGTCGACCACTCTCACGTCAAGGAATGATTTATCGGAAAGATTGGGCTGATAAACTTGGTTTAGAAGCACCAAAAACAGTAGATGAGTTTTATGAAATGGCAAGAGCGTTTACTGAAGACGATCCTGATGGAAATGGTAAAAATGACACAATCGGCTTAACAGATAGAAGTGATTTAATCTACGGTGCATTTAAAACGATTGCATCTTGGTACGGAACACCAAATAACTGGGGAGAGCAAAACGGTGAATTATTACCTGAATTCATGTTCCCGGAGTATATGAGTGCCATGAACTTTATAAAAGATTTACGCGATGATAAGTATATGAACCAAGATTTCCCTGTAACAAGTAAAGAAGATCAGCAGGCATTGTTGAAAAACGGTACAGCTGGTATTTATATCGGTGCAATGGTTGACATTCTAGGGTTGTACAATGATGCGATTGAGCTTAACCCAGATTTAGAATTTGATGTACACAACTACGTTGCAGGTCCTACTGGTGAATTTACTGTATGGTCGAATCCAGGATATAACAACGAAATCCTGTTTCCTAAATCTGCAATCAAAACAGAAGAAGAGTTGAAAGATATTTTAGCATTTTTCGATTTGATGATGACACCAGAACTTTCTAACCTTGTTCAATGGGGTGTAGAAGGTGAGCACTATTCAATTGTAGATGGTTATGCAGTAATTGATAGTGATCAAGATAAAATCAATAAAGAAGTATTTGCGTACAATATGCTAGGAATTGGTGAAGCAGAAACAAACGGAAGATACGAGTCACGCTTTGATTATGAACCACGTCAAAAAGCTGAGACATTAATTTTGGAAAATGATAGTCACTTAATTCAAGATCCAACGCTTACATTAGATTCAGAAACGTATATTCAAGATGGAGATCGCTTACAAGCTATCATTAATGATGCGACGTATAACTATATGCTAGGCGGAATTGATGAAGCTGGATTTAATAAGGAAGTAGAAAAATGGAAATCTGAAGGCGGAAACAAAATTATTGAAGAGTTTAATGCATCAAGATAA
- a CDS encoding sugar ABC transporter permease, whose protein sequence is MLYLMIAPGLLYLFIYKYIPMFGMIISFQDYKPYLGIAGSEWVGLKHFERLFTSSDFWMILKNTLVLFGLQILIYFPIPIIIALMLNELMNERYKKLVQTFIYLPHFMSWVVVVSISYVLFTMDGGIINGLLKSMGSEQINFLLDSKWFRPMYIGQVIWREAGWGTIIFLAAVASVDPQLYEAAKMDGANRFRQMWHITLPAIRSVIVILLILKIGDVLELGFEHVFLLLNSTNRHVAEIFDTYVYVAGLRQGQFSYATAVGLFKGFVGLVLVIFANWLAKKNGEEGIY, encoded by the coding sequence ATGCTCTACTTAATGATTGCTCCTGGTTTGTTATATTTATTTATCTATAAATATATTCCTATGTTTGGAATGATTATATCTTTCCAGGATTACAAACCTTACTTGGGGATAGCCGGAAGTGAATGGGTAGGGCTAAAGCATTTCGAACGATTGTTTACTTCTTCGGATTTTTGGATGATTTTAAAGAATACGCTCGTACTATTCGGTTTGCAAATTCTTATCTATTTCCCAATACCGATTATTATCGCTTTAATGTTGAATGAGTTAATGAACGAAAGATATAAAAAGCTTGTTCAAACGTTTATTTACTTACCGCATTTCATGTCATGGGTTGTTGTTGTTTCCATCAGTTATGTTTTGTTTACGATGGATGGTGGAATTATAAACGGCTTGCTGAAATCAATGGGATCAGAACAAATTAACTTCTTATTGGATTCCAAGTGGTTCCGTCCTATGTACATCGGACAAGTGATTTGGCGTGAAGCTGGTTGGGGAACAATTATTTTCCTTGCAGCAGTTGCTTCAGTGGATCCGCAATTATATGAAGCTGCGAAGATGGATGGTGCTAATCGATTCAGGCAGATGTGGCATATTACGCTCCCGGCCATTAGAAGTGTCATTGTCATCCTTCTTATTCTTAAAATAGGTGATGTATTAGAACTGGGATTTGAACATGTTTTCTTATTATTGAATTCGACAAATCGTCATGTAGCTGAAATTTTTGATACATACGTCTATGTAGCAGGGTTACGACAAGGTCAATTTAGTTATGCAACCGCGGTTGGGTTGTTTAAAGGATTTGTAGGACTTGTACTTGTTATTTTTGCTAACTGGTTGGCGAAAAAGAATGGAGAAGAAGGCATTTATTAA
- a CDS encoding carbohydrate ABC transporter permease, translating into MIQDKSVGSRLFNFTNTAILTIIALVTVLPFIHVLGSSFATGAEIASRSFLIFPTKFTLSAYKYIFSTDTILKSIGVSIFVTVVGTTWSMLLSTMTAYGLSRKDLPGRRYIMFFIIFTMLFNGGIIPTFIIVQKTGLLDSLAALIIPVSINVFNMIILKTFFQNLPSGLEESAKIDGAGDFAVLFRIVIPCSLPAIATISLFYGVTYWNTYMHAILYLSDAAKWPVQVLLRQIVVLATGISFDSAEYSDVPPPSQSVKMAVIVVATIPILIVYPFLQKHFAKGALLGSVKE; encoded by the coding sequence ATGATTCAAGACAAATCAGTTGGTAGTCGGTTATTTAATTTTACGAATACGGCAATACTAACAATCATTGCTTTAGTAACGGTACTACCTTTCATTCACGTTTTAGGTAGTTCATTTGCAACAGGTGCAGAAATAGCAAGTAGAAGCTTTTTGATATTTCCGACCAAGTTCACATTAAGCGCCTATAAATATATATTTTCTACAGATACAATTCTAAAATCTATTGGAGTTTCTATTTTTGTAACTGTCGTAGGGACGACTTGGAGTATGCTTCTGTCTACTATGACTGCATATGGGCTATCGCGTAAAGATTTACCTGGTCGAAGATATATTATGTTTTTCATTATCTTCACGATGCTCTTTAACGGAGGAATCATTCCAACGTTCATCATCGTACAAAAAACGGGCTTATTGGATTCGTTAGCAGCTCTAATTATCCCAGTTTCTATTAACGTATTTAATATGATTATATTAAAAACGTTTTTCCAAAACCTACCTTCCGGATTGGAAGAGTCAGCAAAAATTGATGGTGCTGGTGATTTCGCTGTGCTGTTTCGGATTGTGATTCCCTGCTCGTTACCAGCAATTGCAACAATTTCACTTTTCTATGGCGTAACTTACTGGAATACTTATATGCACGCTATTTTATATTTAAGTGATGCAGCTAAATGGCCAGTGCAAGTTCTTCTACGCCAAATTGTTGTGTTAGCGACTGGGATTTCATTTGACAGTGCGGAGTACTCAGATGTTCCACCACCATCCCAATCAGTAAAAATGGCGGTTATCGTTGTCGCTACGATTCCAATTCTGATAGTGTATCCATTTTTACAAAAGCATTTTGCAAAGGGAGCCTTGCTGGGTTCTGTAAAAGAATAA